One Candidatus Nitrososphaera evergladensis SR1 genomic window, GCGGTTTGAGCACCTGCTGGATGGGTGCGAGTCTTTTGCAGGCTCGCAGGGCTTGTCGCGCATAATTGCAGGCGTCAACACGGGTCGGCACGACGCATACAAAAGAATGATTGCACGCAAGTTTCGCACGGACATCCAAGGAGTCGCCATGCACAGGCCTGACGAACCGGGCTACAACAGAAAAGACGTCTACCTGATGGATGACTGGAGATAAGTTTTCCAATTAAAACTGTCTGACTGTCCTGTACAGGTTGTCACGCTCTGCCGGCCGGTATCCTGCCTGTTTTATCGCGGCTATAATCCTGTCAGACGTCAATTCTGTAGAGCGCGCGCCAGTGGCGCTCACCACTTCTTCTCCTATCAGCGTGCCTCCAAAGTCGTCGGCGCCGTGGTTCAGCGCAAGCTGCGCCATGCCGATTCCGTTTGTCAGCCACGACGACTGCAGGTGGTCGATGAGGCCGTAAAACATTATCCTTGAAATCGCTATCATCTTCAGCAGCTGCAGGCCGCCTGATGGGTATTTTATCAGCCCCTCTGCCTGCATCTCGGTGTTGTTTGGCTCAAAGCTCCACGGGATAAAGCAGACAAAGCCTCCCGTCTTTTCCTGGAGCTTCATTATCTTTAGTATGTGCCTTGCCCTGTCTTCCTCCGTCTCGATAGTGCCGTACATCATGGTGGCGACCGACTTTAACCCGACGTTGTGAGCCTCCTCCATTATGCGGAGCCACTCGTCGCTCTTGATCTTTAGCGGGCTTATCTGCTCCTTGACGCTGTCTTCAAGGATCTCTGCTCCGGCCCCTGCAAACGTGTCCATGCCTGCTGCTTTTAATCGTGCAAGCACTTCCTTTGTGCTGCTTCTTTCCACCTTGGCTATCATGTCGACTTCAGAGGGCGAAAGCCCGTGGATTCCTACCTCGGGGCACTTTTCCTTCATTGCCTTGAAGGCATCCTCGTAGTACTCGATTTTCAGGTTCGGGTTGTGCCCGCCCTGTATGAGCACCTGCGTGATGCCAAACATCTCGCGTGAAGTGGCGACGCGCCTCACAATCTCTTCCTTGGGCACCGTGTACGACTCTTCGTGGCCCGGCGGCCTGTAGAACGCGCAGAACTTGCAGTACGTCACGCAGACGTTGGTGTAGTTGAGTATGATGTTGTTGACAAAAGTTATCCTGTCGCCAAAGAGCCTGTGGCGCAGTATGTTTGCGACAAGGCCCATCGAGTAGGCGTCGTCGGACTTTACAAGCCGTATGCAGTCGTCAAGGCCAAGCGGCCGCTGTCCGGCCAGCGCGCTGTCCAGCACGTCGCTGATGTCAGACTTTGACAAGAATTCCTGGAGCAGCCTGCCTTGCAAATGTCTGACTGTTTTGGCCCTCCTATCTTATTTAATGATTTGGAGACACAGGAGCCTAAATTTATAATGGACCGCGGGCAAGTTACAACACAAGTTGCAGTCAATAGTAGACGCCTTTGGCAAGGTCGGCGGGACGCCGGCGCTTGAAAAGGCGCTTGCCGGGGAGGAGCTGTCCTACGAAGACGGCGTGCAATTGATGAACGAGGAAAACCTCTTTTTGCTCGGAGCTGCTGCAGACAAAATGCGCCGCGACCTGTGCGGCAACACCGTGACTTTTGTCGCTTCTTATTACCTCAATTACACAAACGTGTGCGCTGCCAGTTGCCCGTTGTGCGCGTTCTACCGCAAGGGCAACGAGGAGGACGCCTACACGCTATCTGTAGAGCAGATTGTCGCAAGGGCCAAGATAGCGATAGAGCAGATGGGTGCAACAGAACTCCACATCGTGGGAGGCTTTCATCCAAAGCTGGGGCTTGAATACTACGAAAACATGATGCACGCCATAAAATCCGAACACCCAAAGATGACGATAAAGGCGCTTACGCCAGCAGAGGTGTTCTTTATCGCGCGCCTGACGCACAACTCTGTAAAAGAGGTGCTTTTGAGATTAAAGGCTGCCGGCCTCGACGCGCTCCCGGGCGGCGGAGCCGAGATATTCCATCCAGACACGCGCAAAAAAATAGTGATCGGCAAGTGCTCCGGCGAAGAGTGGCTTGACACGGCAAGGCAGGCGCACGAGCTTGGGATCCGCAGCAACTGCACGATGCTCTTTGGGCACATTGAAAAACCAGAGCACATCGTCGACCACGTAATCAAGATACGCGAACTTCACAAAAAGACCAAGGGCTTTACGACGTTTATCCCGCTCAAGTTCAGCCTTGAAAACACGGAACTTGAACAAAAAGAGATGATCAAGTCAGAAAGCCCGTCGCCCTACGACCTGCGCGTCATAGCGGTGTCAAGGCTTTTGCTTGGAAATACGCTAAAGAACGTCTCGGTGTACTGGGTGGCCCTTGGCAAAAAGATAGCGCAGGTAGCCCTTTCGTACGGCGGAAACGACATGGTGGGCACTGCTTTTTCAGAAGAGATATTCAAGGCGGCCGGAAAGTCAAGCGGAACGTCATTGCAAGAGCTTGCAAGCATGGTGCGCGAGATAAAGCGCGAGCCGGCGCAGCGCGACACCTTCTTTAACATTCTGCGCAGGTTCGACTAAACCACAGAACGCGCTTTTGTGATATATGCAATTTTGCGCACGGCGTGTGAACTAAGCTTAAAACCCGATTGTTTCAAAATTCTTACGTGCTTCCAGAACGCGACAGGCCAAAGATGAAACGGCGGCTGATGATAATCAACATTGCCGCGCTTGCCGCAATGTTTGTGGCGGTGGTAAACCTCGTGACGCTCCGGGAGGTCTGGGTGCTGGCAGCCGCAGTGGCGGTTCTTGTCGGCCTCGCAGTCTATTCCGTAAACGAAAAGTTCAAGTTGAAAAAGCAGTCAGGCTAGCTAGGCTGTCACGTTAAGGGCCGGAACCATCTCTTCTGAAACGTGGTATTGCTGCTCGTACCTTTCTGCGATCTGGATTAGTCGCGCTTCATCAAACGGCCTTCCGACAAGCTGGACGCCTACCGGCAGCCTATTGTCTACTAGGCCGGCGGGAATGTTGAGCGCAGGAAGTCCCGTCACGTCAAACACCGTGGTCAGCCTGCTCAGGACAGGATATACCTCGATATCCTTGCCATCGAGGTGCACGGTACTCTGGTCCAGCAGGGGAGCTGCGATTGGAGTGGTGGGTACAAGCAACGCGTCGTACGGCTTCATGGCCCTGAGAATCGCCCCTCTTATTTCTTGGCGCCACTTGTGCGCGCTGATGTAATGCACGGCCGTTATCTTCAGGCCGTCATCAAGCATCTTTGCGACATCTTTTCCATAGTCGTCATGTCGCGTCCGGAGCCATTCGTTGTGGGTTGTCGCCGATTCGCCCAGCCTTATGGCCCGCCATGTCTCGTATATCTTGTCCGTCTGGTCGACGTCGACGTGAGTTGATGATATCTGGCAGCTTTCAGCTCTTTCTACAAAGCTGTCAAATGTATGCTTGACCTTTGGATCAATGATGTCAAAGAAAAACTGCTTGGGGATGCCAAGGCGGAATTTTCCCTGTGTTTTTTCCACTTCATCTATGTAGTTGGGAACAGGTGCATTGGCACTGTTGGGGTCGTGGCTGTCGTACCCTGCTATATGCTGCATGACTGCTGCAATGTCCCATGGGCTCCTGCATATTGGACCGATATGGTCTATTGATGGGGCAAGGGGCATTACTCCATACTTGCTCACCCGACCATAGGTGGGCTTGAGACCAAATACGCCGCAAAGGGAAGACGGCACTCTGATCGAGCCGCTAGTGTCGGTGCCTATGGACGCCAGCGACATGCCGGCGCTGACTGCCACTGCAGAGCCGCCACTAGAGCCACCGGACATCCTGCTGTCATCCCAGGGGTTCCTTGAAGGCCCGTAATGCGGGTTGATGTTGGTTATCCCGCAGGCAAACTCGTGGGTGTTGTTCATCCCGACTATTATTGCACCGGCTTCCTTCAGCTTTCTCACTACCGTTGAATCATAGTCCGGCACAAAATCTGCAAGTATCTTGGACCCGCTCGTACTCTTGACGCCTTTTACATAGATGAGGTCCTTGAGGCTTATGGGCACGCCATGGAGCGGTCCCTTGTACTTGCCTCGTCTTATCGAGGCATCCGCATCCTTGGCGTCATGCTTGGCCGAGTCTTCCAGGATTGTTATGAAGCCATTCAGCTTTGGGTTCAGCTTTCTGATCCTGTCCAGCGTTATTTCTGTAAGTTCCTCACACGAAATGCTTTGCGAAGAAACAAGCTCTGCAAAGTCCTTGATTGTCAGCTTGGGATTATAGAGCGATGATTTCTTCATTGCAGGACCTCATCATTATAGGGGTAGTTCTGCGATGAATGTTTATAAGTAAATATCATAACTTTTGAAAAAGTTAGTATATATGAAAATATTCCATTTCGCTGATTCATGGGCCGCTCTCTGGGCGGCGGTTATTATGATGCACAACTGACCATAATTCCATTTATGCGATTTTTCTCCCGCTATGTCAACTAGGCTTAATACTTCGTGTTCTAATTCTGCAAAATGTATATGATGCATGAAAAACGACCACTTGTATCTGTAGTTTCGCCATTGCCCCGGCTGCTTGAGCAGGTGAAGGACGCAGCTGTTGCCCTTGACTCTTTTGGGATCAAAAGCGAAGCCCGCATAGTGGCTGCGCACAGGTCGCCTCATAAAACCATTAGGTTCGTGGCAGAAT contains:
- the mqnC gene encoding cyclic dehypoxanthinyl futalosine synthase — encoded protein: MSKSDISDVLDSALAGQRPLGLDDCIRLVKSDDAYSMGLVANILRHRLFGDRITFVNNIILNYTNVCVTYCKFCAFYRPPGHEESYTVPKEEIVRRVATSREMFGITQVLIQGGHNPNLKIEYYEDAFKAMKEKCPEVGIHGLSPSEVDMIAKVERSSTKEVLARLKAAGMDTFAGAGAEILEDSVKEQISPLKIKSDEWLRIMEEAHNVGLKSVATMMYGTIETEEDRARHILKIMKLQEKTGGFVCFIPWSFEPNNTEMQAEGLIKYPSGGLQLLKMIAISRIMFYGLIDHLQSSWLTNGIGMAQLALNHGADDFGGTLIGEEVVSATGARSTELTSDRIIAAIKQAGYRPAERDNLYRTVRQF
- a CDS encoding radical SAM protein — translated: MQSIVDAFGKVGGTPALEKALAGEELSYEDGVQLMNEENLFLLGAAADKMRRDLCGNTVTFVASYYLNYTNVCAASCPLCAFYRKGNEEDAYTLSVEQIVARAKIAIEQMGATELHIVGGFHPKLGLEYYENMMHAIKSEHPKMTIKALTPAEVFFIARLTHNSVKEVLLRLKAAGLDALPGGGAEIFHPDTRKKIVIGKCSGEEWLDTARQAHELGIRSNCTMLFGHIEKPEHIVDHVIKIRELHKKTKGFTTFIPLKFSLENTELEQKEMIKSESPSPYDLRVIAVSRLLLGNTLKNVSVYWVALGKKIAQVALSYGGNDMVGTAFSEEIFKAAGKSSGTSLQELASMVREIKREPAQRDTFFNILRRFD
- a CDS encoding amidase; amino-acid sequence: MKKSSLYNPKLTIKDFAELVSSQSISCEELTEITLDRIRKLNPKLNGFITILEDSAKHDAKDADASIRRGKYKGPLHGVPISLKDLIYVKGVKSTSGSKILADFVPDYDSTVVRKLKEAGAIIVGMNNTHEFACGITNINPHYGPSRNPWDDSRMSGGSSGGSAVAVSAGMSLASIGTDTSGSIRVPSSLCGVFGLKPTYGRVSKYGVMPLAPSIDHIGPICRSPWDIAAVMQHIAGYDSHDPNSANAPVPNYIDEVEKTQGKFRLGIPKQFFFDIIDPKVKHTFDSFVERAESCQISSTHVDVDQTDKIYETWRAIRLGESATTHNEWLRTRHDDYGKDVAKMLDDGLKITAVHYISAHKWRQEIRGAILRAMKPYDALLVPTTPIAAPLLDQSTVHLDGKDIEVYPVLSRLTTVFDVTGLPALNIPAGLVDNRLPVGVQLVGRPFDEARLIQIAERYEQQYHVSEEMVPALNVTA